In one Streptomyces sp. T12 genomic region, the following are encoded:
- a CDS encoding FadR/GntR family transcriptional regulator, with protein sequence MSLTDKAIEQIRELIQTGALPPGSKLPPEPELAAQLGLSRNLAREAVKALAVARVLEVRRGDGTYVTSLQPSLLFGSLGGAVELLQGDSGALLDLMEVRRLLEPAATALAATRISDEQLAQVKRHLDAMRDARDDVEALNAHDAAFHHAVVSATGNESLLTLLEGVSGRTLRARIWRGLVDSRAAGRTLEEHEAIFAALSARDAPLSQAAALLHVSNTERWLREHLVAKGEAH encoded by the coding sequence GTGTCTCTGACGGACAAGGCCATAGAACAGATCCGTGAGCTGATCCAGACCGGCGCCCTGCCGCCGGGTTCCAAGCTGCCGCCGGAACCGGAGCTGGCCGCCCAGCTGGGGCTCTCCCGCAACCTGGCGCGGGAGGCGGTGAAGGCGCTGGCCGTCGCCCGGGTGCTGGAGGTCAGACGGGGTGACGGCACCTACGTCACCAGCCTCCAGCCGAGCCTCCTCTTCGGGAGCCTCGGCGGTGCGGTGGAACTCCTCCAGGGCGACTCAGGAGCACTGCTCGACCTGATGGAGGTGCGGCGGCTGCTCGAACCGGCGGCCACCGCGCTGGCCGCCACGAGGATCTCCGACGAACAACTGGCCCAGGTGAAAAGGCACCTCGACGCCATGCGAGATGCCCGCGATGACGTCGAGGCGCTGAACGCCCACGACGCGGCCTTCCACCACGCCGTCGTCTCGGCCACGGGCAACGAGTCCCTGCTGACCCTCCTGGAGGGCGTCTCGGGCCGTACTCTGCGCGCCCGTATCTGGCGCGGCCTGGTCGACAGCCGGGCCGCGGGCAGGACGCTCGAGGAACACGAGGCCATCTTCGCCGCTCTCTCGGCCCGGGACGCCCCCCTGAGCCAGGCGGCCGCACTGCTGCACGTCAGCAACACGGAGCGGTGGCTGCGAGAGCACCTGGTTGCCAAGGGCGAGGCGCACTGA